Within the Clostridium scatologenes genome, the region ATGATTATTCCTTCAAAGATCAAATTCATATTTTGAAGTGTGCACAAAAAAGTAGATTTTTTACTAAGATATATAATTATGATGATAACTCTATAATTATGGATTATGTACCAGGACCTAATCTTAAGAAATACTTGAAGAGTAATTCACTAGATGAAAAGCTAGCATTTGAATTAGTAGAATTAATATACAATTTTGAACTACTAGGATTTACAAGATTAAATATTCGTGCTCATCATATCTTTGTACAATCTGATAAATCTATTAAAGTAATAGACCCTAGAAAAAACTTTGAAATTGTTGAAAAATATCCTGTAAGTATATTAAGAACATTAAAGAAATACGAGTATTTAAATAAATTTTTTAAATTAATAGAAAATAAATATCCTAACAAATATTCTAAAT harbors:
- a CDS encoding serine/threonine protein kinase produces the protein MNKLHQNYYSGIDVSKLKFIGKGSQGKVYFLPPDKVIKVFFNDYSFKDQIHILKCAQKSRFFTKIYNYDDNSIIMDYVPGPNLKKYLKSNSLDEKLAFELVELIYNFELLGFTRLNIRAHHIFVQSDKSIKVIDPRKNFEIVEKYPVSILRTLKKYEYLNKFFKLIENKYPNKYSKWKKLH